The following are from one region of the Microbacterium sp. cx-55 genome:
- a CDS encoding LacI family DNA-binding transcriptional regulator, whose translation MTAASDERSGSARNATIADVAARAGVSVPTVSRVLTGAAKVSDARRELVERAIAELRFRPSAAARVLASRKAQVIAIIAGDTSRYGYAETIRGVEEAARARGFTVMITVVESADDAEIDQAISATLGQPLAGIVVLKFDPPGVAALNRVPPEIPVVALSGIREAGVPQAVLDETRAAEELTNHLLGLGHATVHHVRVPPSRKEDGRTTGWRRALKKAGRVVPPLHDAGWDPRTAVGVGRELAEDPAVTAVFCGNDEIAMGVIRGLSDAGRTVPGDVSVVGFDDHPLAALWSPPLTTVEQDFAGMGRRGMGLLFAEIAGEPTKRYSSARPGLVIRESTAPPAAGVVADVLAPGA comes from the coding sequence GTGACAGCGGCATCCGACGAACGCAGCGGTTCCGCACGGAACGCGACCATCGCGGATGTGGCGGCACGGGCGGGCGTTTCCGTGCCCACCGTCTCGCGGGTGCTCACGGGGGCGGCGAAGGTCAGCGACGCTCGGCGCGAACTCGTCGAGCGGGCGATCGCGGAACTCCGATTCCGGCCGAGCGCGGCAGCGCGAGTGCTGGCATCGCGCAAGGCCCAAGTCATCGCGATCATCGCCGGCGACACCTCGCGGTACGGCTACGCCGAGACGATCCGGGGCGTGGAAGAAGCGGCGCGCGCGCGGGGCTTCACCGTCATGATCACGGTCGTCGAGAGCGCGGATGACGCGGAGATCGATCAGGCCATCTCCGCCACTCTCGGCCAGCCGCTGGCGGGGATCGTGGTCCTCAAGTTCGATCCGCCCGGCGTCGCCGCGCTGAACCGCGTGCCCCCGGAGATCCCCGTGGTCGCGCTGTCCGGCATCCGCGAGGCCGGCGTCCCGCAGGCGGTTCTCGACGAGACACGAGCGGCGGAGGAACTCACCAACCATCTTCTCGGCCTCGGCCATGCGACCGTGCATCACGTGCGCGTGCCGCCGTCCCGCAAGGAGGATGGGCGGACGACGGGATGGCGACGCGCGCTGAAGAAGGCCGGTCGCGTCGTGCCGCCGCTGCACGACGCGGGGTGGGATCCGCGAACGGCCGTGGGAGTCGGTCGCGAGCTCGCCGAGGATCCGGCCGTCACGGCGGTGTTCTGCGGTAACGACGAGATCGCGATGGGAGTCATCCGAGGGCTGAGCGACGCCGGACGCACCGTGCCGGGCGACGTCTCCGTCGTCGGGTTCGACGACCACCCCCTCGCGGCGCTCTGGTCGCCTCCCCTCACCACCGTCGAGCAGGATTTCGCCGGGATGGGACGCCGGGGCATGGGGCTCCTCTTCGCGGAGATCGCCGGTGAACCGACGAAGCGGTACTCGTCGGCGCGGCCGGGACTCGTCATCCGAGAGTCGACCGCTCCGCCCGCGGCCGGTGTCGTCGCCGACGTACTCGCTCCGGGCGCCTGA
- a CDS encoding glycoside hydrolase family 36 protein: MTTTTLSHTSTVRWDGGDATVAFAWAEDEPVHVASIGVDGRTVRVHAVPAVEIISADRGSVPASYRLVHSEIGAQLRYVDHVESRHGMTRTLRIRQRAGGIEAVLQLDSDDDVAGFRAQVTVTNLSAEPLVLFSVASWAMGFTADGSTDRALSGWQLVSGRSDWLAEGRWTTTALEGPEFPDLAENRTGHNPRGAFIVTSDGTWSTGRHLPVGIIANDELDLAVAWQIEHNGAWRWEIGRDTAGAFLALSGPTDVDSAWSLPLGTDESFTTVPVSVTLGRSRVAAIAALTDYRRRTRRSHVDNARMPVVFNDYMNTLDGDPTTEKLLPLIASAAEAGAEVFCIDAGWYDDSGHWWASVGEWLPSTTRFPGGLAEVIDAIRASGMVPGLWLEPEVVGVDSAAADTLPQDAFLQRSGVRVVEHHRYHLDLRHPAARAHLDEVVDRLVRDFGIGFIKMDYNINPGPGTDRDAASVGDGLLQHNRAHLAWLDAVLDRHPELVIENCSSGAMRQDWAMLSRLAMQSTSDQQDFTKYPPIAAAAPLSMLPEQAASWAYPQPEMSDEQIAFCLVTGLLGRFYVSGYLNRMTGGQRALVAEAVRAAKDLRPIIATAAPHWPTGLPGWTDRVVSLGLHAGDTDLVSLWQRDGEASHVALALPHLTGRDVTVSTVFPADLPDWPTEWDATSGTLTVHTTDAIPAARTFRLTTPLNPTA, from the coding sequence ATGACGACCACGACCCTTTCCCACACGAGCACCGTCCGCTGGGACGGTGGCGACGCAACCGTCGCATTCGCGTGGGCAGAGGACGAGCCCGTGCACGTCGCGTCCATCGGCGTCGATGGGCGCACGGTCCGGGTTCACGCCGTCCCGGCCGTCGAGATCATCAGCGCCGATCGCGGGAGCGTTCCGGCGTCGTACCGGCTCGTGCATTCCGAGATCGGTGCCCAGTTGCGGTACGTCGACCACGTCGAGTCGCGGCACGGCATGACGCGGACGCTCCGCATCCGTCAGCGCGCCGGGGGCATCGAGGCCGTCCTCCAGCTCGATAGTGACGACGATGTGGCGGGGTTTCGCGCTCAGGTGACGGTGACCAATCTTTCGGCCGAGCCGCTCGTGCTCTTCTCGGTCGCGTCGTGGGCGATGGGATTCACCGCGGACGGCAGCACCGACCGCGCCCTGTCGGGATGGCAGCTCGTCTCGGGGCGCAGCGACTGGCTCGCCGAGGGGCGCTGGACGACCACAGCGCTCGAGGGCCCCGAGTTTCCCGACCTGGCCGAGAATCGCACCGGACACAACCCCCGCGGCGCCTTCATCGTGACGTCGGACGGTACCTGGTCGACCGGCCGCCACCTGCCCGTGGGCATCATCGCGAACGACGAGCTCGACCTCGCCGTGGCGTGGCAGATCGAACACAACGGCGCCTGGCGCTGGGAGATCGGCCGCGACACCGCCGGCGCGTTCCTCGCGCTCTCCGGACCCACCGACGTCGATTCCGCGTGGTCGCTGCCGCTCGGAACGGACGAGTCGTTCACGACCGTGCCCGTCTCGGTGACGCTCGGGCGCTCCCGCGTCGCCGCCATCGCCGCCCTCACCGACTACCGCCGTCGGACTCGTCGATCGCACGTCGACAATGCGCGGATGCCGGTCGTCTTCAACGACTACATGAACACCCTCGACGGCGATCCGACGACCGAGAAACTGCTGCCGCTGATCGCCTCGGCCGCCGAGGCGGGCGCCGAAGTGTTCTGCATCGACGCCGGGTGGTACGACGACAGCGGCCACTGGTGGGCGTCCGTCGGCGAGTGGCTGCCGTCGACCACTCGCTTCCCGGGGGGCCTGGCCGAGGTCATCGACGCGATCCGCGCGTCGGGGATGGTACCCGGCCTGTGGCTCGAGCCCGAGGTCGTCGGCGTCGACAGTGCGGCGGCCGACACGCTGCCCCAGGATGCCTTCCTGCAGCGCAGCGGCGTCCGCGTCGTCGAGCACCACCGCTACCACCTGGACCTGCGGCACCCCGCCGCGCGCGCGCACCTCGATGAGGTCGTCGATCGACTCGTGCGGGACTTCGGCATCGGGTTCATCAAGATGGACTACAACATCAACCCGGGACCGGGCACGGATCGCGACGCGGCGAGCGTCGGCGACGGCCTGCTGCAGCACAACCGCGCACATCTGGCGTGGCTGGATGCGGTGCTCGACCGGCATCCGGAACTCGTGATCGAGAACTGCAGCTCGGGGGCGATGCGTCAGGACTGGGCGATGCTCTCGCGGCTCGCGATGCAGTCGACGTCCGACCAACAGGATTTCACCAAGTACCCGCCGATCGCTGCCGCGGCGCCCCTCTCGATGCTGCCCGAGCAAGCCGCGAGCTGGGCGTATCCGCAGCCGGAGATGAGTGACGAGCAGATCGCGTTCTGCCTCGTCACGGGTCTGCTCGGCCGTTTCTACGTGTCGGGGTACCTCAACCGGATGACCGGCGGCCAGCGCGCTCTCGTGGCGGAAGCGGTCCGCGCCGCGAAAGACCTGCGACCGATCATCGCGACCGCCGCACCGCACTGGCCCACCGGCCTGCCCGGGTGGACGGATCGCGTCGTGTCGCTCGGGCTGCACGCGGGCGACACCGACCTGGTATCGCTCTGGCAGCGCGACGGAGAGGCGTCGCACGTCGCCCTCGCCCTGCCCCACCTGACGGGGCGCGACGTGACTGTCTCCACCGTCTTCCCCGCAGATCTTCCCGACTGGCCGACCGAATGGGACGCCACCTCCGGGACCCTCACCGTACACACGACGGACGCGATTCCGGCCGCGCGTACCTTCCGCCTCACCACGCCGCTCAACCCGACGGCGTAG
- a CDS encoding ABC transporter substrate-binding protein, whose product MKKRFPAALALTATAALALAGCSDPGAGGGSSEPATWPDQNADLSGTTLTIWAAQNSNTVPDSVVAGFEELTGAKVDVVTIPDPYEQSVQTKVATGDKPDLAFWQPTASQLTALNASENLQSLDDAPWLGAYDGDLRDITGILDDTRYAALITTPAVEGVYYNKDVFAAAGISETPANWDELLTVARQLKSEGTTPFFDFGGGTPWATQWWVQVQLADAAQDGLWDRVNSGEEKFTDETIQGAIDTYDGLIGEGLFNENLKTATFEDQGPALLAGDAAMAVQVNSFFGQLQSLADTAELDEKIGFFPISPTGNVGTFIPDQSNALVAFKTGDATREAAARQLLSYWLGDGYADFVEAQSTVSLQSDVPTPDGVPQALLDASASLSDSVGSMQALAIVNPDLYLNLGDMIQGTKTPTEVAEATQAQFAELAKAIGAAGF is encoded by the coding sequence ATGAAGAAGCGGTTCCCCGCGGCGTTGGCCCTCACGGCCACTGCCGCCCTTGCCCTCGCAGGCTGCTCGGACCCCGGAGCGGGCGGCGGCTCGTCCGAACCCGCGACCTGGCCCGACCAGAACGCGGATCTGAGCGGCACGACCCTCACGATCTGGGCCGCGCAGAACTCCAACACGGTGCCCGACAGCGTCGTCGCGGGCTTCGAGGAGCTCACCGGCGCCAAGGTCGACGTCGTCACCATCCCCGATCCGTACGAGCAGAGTGTGCAGACCAAGGTCGCGACCGGCGACAAGCCCGATCTCGCGTTCTGGCAGCCGACGGCGTCGCAGCTGACGGCACTCAACGCATCCGAGAACCTCCAGTCGCTCGACGATGCACCGTGGCTCGGCGCCTACGACGGAGATCTGCGCGACATCACCGGCATTCTCGATGACACCCGCTACGCCGCCCTCATCACTACCCCGGCCGTGGAAGGCGTCTACTACAACAAAGACGTGTTCGCCGCGGCCGGCATCAGCGAAACGCCCGCAAACTGGGACGAACTGCTCACCGTCGCGCGTCAGCTGAAGTCCGAGGGCACCACTCCCTTCTTCGACTTCGGCGGCGGCACGCCGTGGGCGACGCAGTGGTGGGTCCAGGTGCAGTTGGCGGATGCCGCTCAGGACGGTCTGTGGGATCGCGTCAACTCGGGCGAGGAGAAGTTCACGGACGAGACGATCCAGGGCGCCATCGACACCTACGACGGCCTGATCGGCGAGGGGCTCTTCAACGAGAACCTGAAGACCGCGACGTTCGAAGACCAGGGCCCGGCCCTGCTCGCAGGAGACGCGGCGATGGCCGTGCAGGTCAACTCCTTCTTCGGTCAGCTGCAGTCGCTCGCCGACACCGCAGAGCTGGACGAGAAGATCGGCTTCTTCCCGATCTCACCGACCGGCAACGTCGGCACGTTCATCCCCGACCAGTCCAACGCGCTCGTCGCATTCAAAACGGGCGACGCCACCCGCGAGGCGGCGGCTCGACAGCTGCTCTCTTACTGGCTGGGTGACGGATACGCGGACTTCGTCGAGGCGCAGTCGACGGTGTCGCTGCAGAGCGACGTGCCGACGCCCGACGGTGTTCCGCAGGCCCTCCTCGACGCGAGCGCGTCGCTCTCCGACTCGGTCGGTTCGATGCAAGCGCTCGCAATCGTGAACCCTGACCTGTACCTGAACCTCGGGGACATGATCCAAGGCACGAAGACGCCGACAGAAGTCGCCGAGGCAACGCAGGCGCAGTTCGCCGAGCTCGCGAAGGCGATCGGCGCGGCCGGGTTCTGA
- a CDS encoding carbohydrate ABC transporter permease — translation MTTNLGLSRGAAKTRGVAQYRPSRRAKQDHPMWFLIPAIVVLTLFFVIPTLYNFIYAFTNWSSFKSSIDFVGADNFVALFSNGSLVNALVVTLTYAVLVAIFQNAFGLGLALLLERDTRINRAVRVAFFVPVIMSALAVGYIFQAILKPDGAVNGILGGILGQEIDMAWLGSTTWTIVVVALIHSWKWMGLSMLIYLAGLKTISEDVLEAARLDGAGWWTTLRTIRFPLLAPAVTFNVATALLGSMNGFDIVQATTAGGPGGTTELLNIFIFRTFGQGLFAQATTMSLVLFLMVSVLAFPVIRFLRKREDVL, via the coding sequence ATGACCACGAATCTCGGCCTCTCCCGTGGAGCGGCGAAGACCCGGGGCGTCGCGCAGTACCGCCCGTCCCGGCGGGCCAAACAGGACCACCCGATGTGGTTCCTGATCCCGGCGATCGTCGTGCTGACGTTGTTCTTCGTCATCCCGACGCTGTACAACTTCATCTACGCCTTCACGAACTGGTCGAGCTTCAAGAGCTCCATCGACTTCGTCGGAGCAGACAACTTCGTCGCGCTGTTCTCCAACGGAAGCCTCGTCAATGCACTGGTCGTGACCCTCACCTACGCGGTACTGGTGGCGATCTTCCAGAACGCGTTCGGGTTGGGGCTCGCCCTGCTGCTCGAACGCGACACCCGCATCAACCGGGCCGTACGCGTCGCCTTCTTCGTGCCCGTGATCATGTCGGCGCTCGCGGTGGGCTACATCTTCCAAGCGATCCTCAAGCCAGACGGCGCGGTCAACGGGATTCTCGGGGGCATCCTCGGCCAGGAGATCGACATGGCGTGGCTCGGCAGCACGACCTGGACGATCGTCGTCGTCGCTCTCATCCACTCGTGGAAGTGGATGGGGCTGTCGATGCTCATCTATCTCGCGGGCCTCAAGACCATCAGCGAAGACGTGCTCGAGGCCGCTCGCCTGGACGGTGCCGGATGGTGGACGACGCTGCGCACCATCCGCTTCCCGCTCCTGGCACCCGCCGTGACCTTCAACGTCGCGACCGCGCTGCTCGGCTCCATGAACGGCTTCGACATCGTGCAGGCGACCACCGCCGGCGGCCCCGGGGGCACGACAGAGCTCCTGAACATCTTCATCTTCCGGACGTTCGGGCAGGGTCTGTTCGCCCAGGCCACGACGATGAGCCTGGTGCTCTTCCTCATGGTCTCGGTGCTCGCCTTCCCGGTGATCCGATTTCTTCGCAAGCGGGAGGACGTGCTGTGA
- a CDS encoding carbohydrate ABC transporter permease gives MSATTIAPSAPSGAGDDTTTIVTGKPRERRRPRGAISRFVQPVSAIVIALLLLGIPFWIVVVTASKTQAEALRPDMSLPTEFALFDNFATAFTDGSMLVAFGGSLLVMVPSVLGVLILGSMAAWILGRRSSRLLAFLYALGISGIVLPPAVVTIVLLLRQLGLAGTAVGMIGVYMGMYLSTVIFFVTGFVRTIPPELEEAARVDGASPLRVYVKIILPLLMPVLATATILICLYIWNDVFYALFVIGGRVDTLPLNLYQIASSGLYLQNWHLIFAYIILMSLPLLITFIVAQRKIISGITSGAVK, from the coding sequence GTGAGCGCCACCACCATCGCACCGAGCGCGCCGTCGGGCGCGGGCGACGACACCACCACGATCGTGACGGGGAAGCCGCGCGAGCGTCGTCGTCCGCGCGGCGCCATCTCCCGGTTCGTGCAACCGGTGTCCGCGATCGTCATCGCCCTGCTGCTGCTCGGCATCCCCTTCTGGATCGTCGTCGTGACCGCATCGAAGACGCAGGCGGAAGCGCTTCGGCCCGACATGTCGCTGCCGACCGAGTTCGCGCTCTTCGACAATTTCGCCACCGCGTTCACGGACGGCAGCATGCTCGTCGCGTTCGGCGGCAGCCTGCTCGTCATGGTGCCGTCGGTGCTCGGGGTGCTGATTCTCGGGTCGATGGCGGCGTGGATCCTCGGACGCCGCTCGTCGCGTCTGCTCGCGTTCCTCTACGCGCTGGGTATCAGCGGAATCGTGCTGCCGCCCGCGGTCGTGACGATCGTGCTGCTCCTGCGTCAACTGGGGCTGGCCGGAACCGCCGTCGGCATGATCGGGGTGTACATGGGGATGTACCTGTCGACGGTGATCTTCTTCGTCACCGGGTTCGTCCGCACCATCCCGCCCGAGCTCGAAGAGGCGGCACGGGTAGACGGAGCGTCGCCCCTGCGGGTGTATGTCAAGATCATCCTGCCGCTGCTCATGCCGGTTCTGGCGACGGCAACCATCCTCATCTGCCTGTACATCTGGAACGATGTGTTCTACGCGTTGTTCGTCATCGGGGGTCGCGTGGACACTCTTCCCTTGAACCTGTACCAGATCGCGAGTTCCGGGCTGTACCTGCAGAACTGGCATCTGATCTTCGCGTACATCATCCTGATGAGTCTGCCGCTGCTGATCACCTTCATCGTCGCGCAGCGCAAGATCATCTCCGGCATCACGAGCGGAGCGGTCAAGTGA
- a CDS encoding LamG-like jellyroll fold domain-containing protein — MRHRSRTSARPGRTFAAALTTTAVLAASLVSAAAPAAHAAVSLPDPSVRYSFDGDASLGTVTNDGSLGAAFDARVRNAPTLARGDGPTDDAGSSGLLPGGAQNSPSSDKPYLEIPAGLFDDADALTVSTWIKWDGKNASQLPWAYIVGSDALPADNWGVYYVPNEGGQSKAAANSGSEVKAVSPAPLSTDTWTYITSVVDGSTLSYYINGSLVRSEAVTVDFAKLASASSTRSGLIGRVPWAGPWAAFFGGEFDDFSVYREALTAAQVETLFSGYVGEIVGLSQETWALTTPAGIPPVLPSTVAAAREAGPAVDAPIEWERVRPADYANAGSVFTVAGTVDGWDGTLTATVTVDERLTEDVTVDFSETTGEFRGGASGTLYGLGDEGSPTQALVNGAAMTNVSQKPPFGTQHPGGDAFHIEDSFFDKHGKDLYVYTQDFYPDWPYNGGRRPGDDLTFARGDDGRLTGERTSTPNGRWDYLEVLEIVVDEIARESDNPEKYVFIPFNEVDLQWLNSDDLYNRYMHVGGQPDSFTPDGATDWTAAWDVITDTYAKYDLERPRIAGPGDAAWRGEGNITSFLKMAIDTDTVPDVYVWHELRGYQWMPQRAEQFRQYARNLGIAPEDVPQVNITEWGASTNMSSPANLLRWFASFEAAKIDAQTAYWTASGTLSDNQAKVNAANGGWWLFKWYGDLTGSETVRVPLGEQKAIAAIDEESRRAQVIVAGIADGRDGALALEGLDPGTFGDAVDIEVREALVSGTDGISGAPRVVAAFDGAAIVNGRVDIRIPSANASSAYQVIVTPAAPRDVAAALSAQSERHVIEAERVTLQSASERTPDGYRASADRDVSGFAALDSRADWTVDIEEPGLYRLQILGATPGVPVQHALFVDDAFDQIVQYGANAIKPSNVRGVARGSAEVAVALAAGENTLSLRTSEDGTTLLANAGYEGGVTLDRFELVRIGDDVNTESVRYPASTFRLAEGATLTWDGAARGSARLDDGERIDLYPSAYESGYYDVTVDWAADGDARLELTVDGRVASTFERSGGETASRVRVHLPEGISEVELRSSGPATVSGVTTTRAVEGDARIVRVEAEDLTTVTLGGSARVSGFSDQPTTGAGTSGSGDGFVQGLGITDANPANEGTLSIPRGDGFAAAGQYNAVVHYSNDDIEGTHDYNPQVVDLGLQASEGGVDGLAGRTTFRYTYLATNFWEAVMPLNLRTDGGAIEFGNTRSTLFIDEGPTGSTSDDQVRDGYAIAPDVDWIAFAPFVLDTDGEEPTVPDAPAAPSVSVSGSSATVAWAAPADGGSDVTSYRVELWAGPALAATGRVAAPVRTVTVTDGLAAQMRTTVAGLADGSYTARIVALNGVGESAPSPASAVFTVSAGGGGGGGGGGGGSGPGSGPDTGDGVAAAPGSERNGSLAATGMIAPIGALLLLGGLAIAAGFVARARARRS, encoded by the coding sequence ATGAGACACCGTTCACGCACGTCTGCCCGACCGGGCCGAACCTTCGCCGCAGCACTGACGACGACCGCTGTGCTGGCCGCATCGCTCGTGTCGGCCGCGGCTCCCGCGGCGCACGCCGCCGTTTCGCTGCCCGACCCGTCGGTGCGGTACTCGTTCGATGGCGATGCGTCGCTCGGGACGGTCACGAACGACGGGTCGCTCGGCGCCGCCTTCGATGCGCGGGTCCGAAACGCGCCGACGCTGGCGCGCGGCGACGGGCCGACCGACGACGCCGGCTCGTCCGGCCTGCTGCCGGGCGGCGCCCAGAACTCCCCCTCCAGCGACAAGCCCTACCTCGAGATCCCGGCCGGCCTGTTCGACGATGCAGACGCCCTGACCGTGTCGACGTGGATCAAGTGGGACGGCAAGAACGCGAGCCAGCTGCCCTGGGCGTACATCGTCGGCAGCGATGCACTCCCCGCCGACAACTGGGGCGTCTACTACGTGCCAAACGAGGGCGGCCAGTCGAAGGCTGCCGCCAACTCCGGGAGCGAGGTGAAGGCGGTCTCCCCCGCGCCGTTGTCCACCGATACCTGGACGTACATCACGAGCGTCGTCGACGGCTCCACCCTCTCGTACTACATCAACGGCTCGCTCGTTCGGAGCGAGGCGGTAACCGTCGATTTCGCGAAGCTCGCGAGCGCGTCCAGCACCCGCTCGGGCCTCATCGGCCGCGTGCCGTGGGCCGGCCCGTGGGCCGCCTTCTTCGGCGGCGAGTTCGACGATTTCTCGGTCTACCGGGAGGCGCTGACCGCCGCGCAGGTCGAGACGCTCTTCTCCGGATACGTCGGCGAGATCGTGGGGCTCTCGCAAGAGACCTGGGCTCTCACGACACCCGCCGGCATCCCGCCCGTCTTGCCGTCGACCGTCGCTGCCGCGCGCGAAGCGGGCCCCGCGGTCGATGCCCCGATCGAGTGGGAGCGCGTTCGTCCCGCCGACTACGCGAACGCAGGATCGGTGTTCACGGTCGCGGGCACGGTCGACGGATGGGACGGCACCCTGACCGCCACCGTCACGGTCGACGAGCGGTTGACCGAAGACGTCACTGTCGACTTCTCCGAGACCACGGGCGAGTTCCGCGGCGGAGCCTCGGGCACACTGTACGGCCTCGGCGATGAGGGATCGCCCACGCAGGCGCTCGTCAACGGCGCCGCGATGACGAACGTGTCGCAGAAGCCGCCGTTCGGCACCCAGCATCCCGGCGGCGATGCCTTCCACATCGAGGACTCGTTCTTCGACAAGCACGGCAAGGACCTCTACGTCTACACCCAGGACTTCTACCCCGATTGGCCCTACAACGGAGGCCGACGCCCCGGCGACGACCTGACGTTCGCGCGCGGCGACGACGGCCGTCTGACCGGCGAGCGCACCTCGACGCCGAACGGACGCTGGGACTACCTCGAGGTACTCGAGATCGTCGTCGACGAGATCGCCCGCGAGTCCGACAACCCGGAGAAGTACGTCTTCATCCCGTTCAACGAGGTGGACCTGCAGTGGCTGAACTCGGATGACCTCTACAACCGCTACATGCACGTGGGCGGGCAGCCCGACAGCTTCACTCCGGACGGCGCGACCGACTGGACGGCCGCCTGGGATGTCATCACCGATACCTACGCGAAGTACGACCTCGAACGGCCCCGGATCGCCGGTCCCGGCGACGCCGCCTGGCGGGGCGAGGGGAACATCACCTCATTCCTGAAGATGGCGATCGACACCGACACGGTGCCGGACGTCTATGTCTGGCACGAGCTACGCGGCTACCAGTGGATGCCGCAGCGTGCGGAGCAGTTCCGTCAGTACGCGCGGAATCTCGGCATCGCGCCCGAGGACGTCCCCCAGGTGAACATCACCGAGTGGGGCGCCAGCACCAACATGAGCTCCCCGGCCAACCTGCTGCGCTGGTTCGCGAGCTTCGAGGCCGCGAAGATCGATGCGCAGACCGCGTACTGGACCGCATCCGGAACGCTGTCCGACAACCAGGCCAAAGTGAACGCGGCGAACGGCGGATGGTGGCTGTTCAAGTGGTACGGCGATCTGACCGGGTCGGAGACCGTTCGCGTTCCCCTCGGGGAGCAGAAGGCGATCGCGGCCATCGATGAGGAGTCACGGCGGGCGCAGGTGATCGTGGCGGGCATCGCCGACGGTCGCGACGGCGCCCTCGCTCTGGAGGGCCTCGACCCCGGCACCTTCGGCGACGCGGTCGATATCGAGGTCCGCGAAGCACTCGTGAGCGGAACCGACGGTATCTCCGGCGCTCCTCGTGTGGTCGCTGCGTTCGACGGTGCGGCCATCGTGAACGGACGGGTCGACATCCGTATCCCCTCTGCGAATGCGAGCAGCGCCTACCAGGTGATCGTCACCCCGGCTGCGCCGCGCGACGTCGCGGCCGCACTGAGCGCGCAGAGTGAGCGTCACGTCATCGAAGCGGAACGAGTGACCCTGCAGTCGGCGTCGGAACGGACCCCGGACGGATACCGCGCGTCCGCGGATCGGGACGTGTCGGGCTTCGCCGCCCTCGATTCGCGGGCGGATTGGACGGTCGACATCGAGGAACCGGGGCTGTATCGCCTGCAGATCCTCGGGGCGACGCCCGGCGTGCCCGTGCAGCATGCGCTGTTCGTCGACGACGCGTTCGACCAGATCGTGCAGTACGGCGCGAACGCGATCAAACCGAGCAACGTGCGCGGCGTCGCTCGCGGGAGTGCCGAGGTCGCCGTGGCGCTCGCGGCCGGCGAGAACACGCTCAGTCTGCGCACCAGCGAGGACGGCACAACTTTGCTCGCGAACGCGGGCTACGAGGGAGGTGTCACTCTCGACCGCTTCGAGCTCGTCCGAATCGGGGACGACGTCAACACCGAGAGCGTCCGGTACCCGGCGTCGACCTTCCGCCTCGCGGAGGGCGCGACACTCACGTGGGACGGCGCGGCTCGCGGCTCCGCGCGCCTCGATGACGGCGAACGCATCGATCTCTACCCCTCCGCGTACGAGTCGGGTTACTACGACGTCACGGTCGATTGGGCAGCGGACGGCGATGCGCGTCTCGAACTCACGGTCGACGGTCGAGTGGCGAGCACGTTCGAGCGCAGCGGGGGCGAGACCGCATCCCGTGTCCGCGTGCATCTCCCCGAGGGGATCAGCGAGGTCGAGCTGCGCAGCTCCGGTCCGGCGACCGTGTCGGGGGTGACGACGACGCGCGCCGTCGAGGGCGATGCCCGCATCGTGCGGGTGGAGGCGGAGGACCTCACCACGGTCACGCTCGGCGGATCGGCACGGGTCTCCGGCTTCAGCGACCAGCCGACGACGGGCGCGGGCACGTCTGGTTCGGGGGACGGTTTCGTCCAGGGACTCGGCATCACCGACGCGAATCCCGCCAACGAGGGCACCCTCTCGATCCCGCGTGGCGACGGCTTCGCGGCGGCAGGCCAGTACAACGCGGTTGTCCACTACTCGAACGATGACATCGAGGGCACTCACGACTACAACCCACAGGTCGTCGACCTCGGGCTCCAGGCGTCGGAGGGCGGTGTCGACGGCCTGGCCGGGCGCACCACGTTCCGGTACACGTACCTGGCGACGAACTTCTGGGAAGCGGTCATGCCGCTGAACCTCCGCACCGACGGCGGGGCGATCGAGTTCGGCAACACCCGTTCCACTCTGTTCATCGACGAGGGCCCGACGGGCAGCACGTCCGACGATCAGGTGCGGGATGGATATGCGATCGCGCCCGATGTCGACTGGATCGCCTTCGCGCCTTTCGTGCTCGACACGGATGGCGAGGAACCCACCGTGCCTGACGCGCCGGCGGCGCCGAGCGTCTCGGTGTCGGGTTCGTCGGCCACGGTCGCGTGGGCGGCTCCAGCTGACGGCGGATCGGACGTCACGTCGTACCGTGTCGAGCTGTGGGCAGGCCCCGCTCTCGCCGCGACCGGACGAGTCGCAGCGCCGGTGCGGACGGTGACCGTCACCGATGGTCTCGCCGCGCAGATGCGGACGACCGTTGCCGGTCTAGCCGACGGGTCGTACACCGCACGGATCGTCGCGCTCAACGGCGTCGGCGAATCCGCGCCGTCTCCCGCGTCGGCGGTGTTCACCGTGTCGGCCGGGGGCGGAGGCGGAGGAGGCGGCGGCGGCGGCGGGTCCGGCCCGGGTTCGGGACCGGACACCGGTGACGGTGTCGCTGCGGCGCCCGGATCCGAGCGCAACGGCTCGCTTGCGGCGACGGGGATGATCGCCCCGATCGGAGCGCTGCTCCTGCTGGGCGGACTGGCGATCGCGGCGGGCTTCGTCGCGCGAGCACGCGCGCGGAGGTCCTGA